DNA from Dehalobacter sp. 12DCB1:
GACAAAAACAGGAGATACTTTTACAACGAAAGAGAAAGGTATCCAGCTGAACGGAATCGAATTTCCAAAACCAGCGCTATCGCTTTCTGTCAAACCGAAGAGCAAGGGTGATGAAGATAAGCTCGGATCCGCGCTGGCTAGGTTAGTCGATGAAGATCCGACCATCAGCGTCGGCAAAAACACAGAAACTAAACAGACGATTTTAAGCGGGCTCGGTGAAATGCAGCTCGATATTGTTGGTGAAAAACTGGCCAGAAAATTTGGTGTTGCCGTCGAGACCGAAGTACCGAAAGTTCCTTACAGAGAAACGATCAAAAAATTGGTGCAAGTTGAAGGCAAACACAAGAAACAAAGCGGCGGCCATGGCCAATACGGACACGTTTGGATTAAGATGCAGCCAAACCCGGAAAAAGACTTTGAATTTAAAGAAGAAGTTTTCGGTGGAGCGGTTCCGAGAAACTATTTCCCTGCTGTTGAAAAAGGTCTGCGAGAGGCCGTGGCGGAAGGTTTCCTGGCCGGCTATCCGATGACCAATGTTAAATTTACGCTGTATGACGGATCGTATCACAGCGTGGACTCGTCAGAAATGGCGTTTAAGCTTGCGGCTCATCTTGCTTTCAAGAAAGGTGCTGAAATGGCCAACGCGGTATTAATGGAACCAGTCGTTGAGGCTGAGGTCAAGGTTCCTGAAGCATTCATGGGTGATGTCATCGGAGATTTGAACGCTAAACGCGGCAAGGTCCTAGGTATGGAACCGGACGGCAAATTTCAGGTGATTAAAGCCCATGTACCCCAATCCGAAATGATGCGTTATTCCATTGACCTCAAGGCTATGACGCAGGGAAGAGGAACGTTCACGACTCATTTCATCGGGTACGAAGAAGTTCCGGCAAGATTATCCGACGCGCTGGTCGCTCAACTCAAGAAAGAACACCAACATCACGAATAAAGCTCAATGATTGTAGGTAGGATAAAGCCGCTAACGAATTTTGTTAGCGGCTTTTTGTCAATTGCCAACATTTCAGCAGACAGTAAGACTTGTATTAAGTTAACTAATAGTTAACTTTTTTTACAATAGTTAACGACGATTCCGTTGAGCGTTACAAAAAAGAAGACTATAATGGACTTGAAAGGAGGTGGGATCCATGACGAAAATCAACATCGGAAAAATGATTGCAGCCCGAAGAAAAGAAAAAGATCTTACTCAGGAAGAACTAGCCGAATATCTTGGGGTATCCAAGCCGGCAGTTTCCAAATGGGAGTCAGGACAAAGCTATCCAGATATTATGCTTTTGCCTGTGTTAGCAGCCTTCTTCAACGTAAGTGTCGATGAGCTTCTGGGGTATGAAGCCCAAATGACAAGGGAAGATATAAGAAAACTGTACCGCAGACTGGCAACTGCTTTTGCATCGGAGTCTTTTGACCAAACCTACTCCGAGTGCCTAACGTATATCAAAAAGTACCATTCGTGCTGGAATCTGGTGCATTCCATCGCGCAGCTGCTGGTTAATCATGCACCGCTTGCCGGCGGACCAGACCGGATGAACGACGTTTTGCGGGAAGCCTCGGGATATTTTGAGTGTGTGGAAAAGAACAGCGGTGACGCGGCACTGGCTAGGGAGGCGCTTTCCTTGAGAGCATACTGTTGCCTGGCCCTGCAGGAGCCTGCCCAAGCTATTGATCTGCTCGAAGGGATCGAGGAAGGACCGGTATCAACGGGAATACTGCTGGCCAAAGCCTATGCGATGAAAGGTGACAGCGACCGCGCCAAGCGTTATCTCCAGCAATCTATTTACACGAATGTAGCCAGTCTTTTCGGAGCTTTTCCCGACCTGATGGCACTTTATGCAGATGCTCCGGAAAAAACGGATACCTGTCTACAAAAGGCGCTGAGTCTTGGGGAGGTGTTTCAGCTCAAAGAGATGCAGCCGGCCCATTATTTCACGGTGTATCTCACAGCAGCCGCGCTTTACACAGCGCAAAACCGAAACGAGAAAGCGCTGGATATGTTGGAAGCATACGCGGATATTATTTTTCAAAAGAATACTTTTCCGCTAAAACTAAAAGGGAATTCATTTTTTGACATGCTGCAGCCGTATTTTGAATCTCTCAATTTGGGAGGTGATGCTCCGCGCAGCGATAAACTCATCCGTAAAGATTTAAAGAGCGTTGTTGTAGATAATCCTGCGTTTCAAAGTCTTAAATCGGAGGAGCGTTATCAGAAACTTTGGCGACGACTTGAATCGATGGAGGAGGAAGCCTAATGGAAGATTTAATGTCCTATTTACCTTTTCTAATTCCGGTCATGGTGATTGAACTTGCCCTGGCAGCAGCTGCGCTCGTTCATATTTTTCGGCACAGGACTTACCGCATCGGCAATCAGGTGCTTTGGGTGATTGTCGTCGTCCTGTTCCAGATAATCGGCCCTATCTTGTATTTTACCTTAGGCAAAGGTGACGACTAATGGAAATTCTGAAGCTGGAACATGTCAAGAAAAACTTCGGGGAACTTCCGGTCATACAAGATTTGAGCTTCTCGGTCTCCGAAAGCTCCGTTTTTGGTCTGATCGGAAAAAACGGAGCGGGGAAGACAACTACCATGAAAATGCTTCTGGGCTTTTTAAAGACTGACGCTGGAGAAATCAAAGTATGCGGGGAAAAAGTTGCTTTCGGAGACACAAAAACCAACAGGCATGTGGGTTATCTTCCGGATGTCCCGGAATTCTACAGTTACATGACACCTGTCGAATATTTAAGGCTGTGCGGGGAAATCTCCGGTCAAAAGCTTGGTCCAATCCGGAAAAAGACGGAAGAACTGCTGGCTCTGGTAGGACTGGAGAACAGTAATCGAAAAATAAGCGGCTATTCCAGAGGAATGAAACAACGGCTGGGGATTGCCCAGGCTTTGATGAACGAGCCGAGGCTCCTGATCTGCGATGAGCCGACGTCGGCGCTTGACCCCGTTGGCAGAAAAGAAATATTGGACATTTTATCCGTTGCCGGGAAGCAGACTGCCATTTTAATTTCTACCCACATTTTAGCCGATGTGGAACGGCTCTGTGACCATATTGGGATTCTGGATGAAGGGAAGCTTGTTTTACAAGGGAAACTCTCCGATATCAAGAATAGCTACCGCCATAGTTCCGTTCGGATCACGTTGGCGGATCAAGACAGTGTTGCCGTTCTTGCCGGGAAGCTTGCTGATCTCCCCTTTGTATCGGCGGTGGAGGCCAAAGATAATTCCCTGACTGTCCGCATTGCGGACATTGCAGCGGAAGGACGACTAATTCAGGAACTGCTGCTCAGGGAACAGGTTTTTGTTCTGAAGTATGAAGTGCTTGAACCTTCGCTGGAAGATGTGTTTTTGGAGGTTATTCAATGAATGGTTTCATCGCTTTTACTAAAAAAGAATTTCTGGAGCAAATCCGCAGCTATAAAGCCGTTATTATGGTTTCTGTACTCTTTTTGTTCGGTATGACGAGTCCCTTGCTGGCCAAGATGATGCCCGATATTTTCGCCCAGCTGACTGTTCAGGGAATAACCATCAGCATGCCTGAGCCGACAGTTCTGGATGCCTATGGCCAATTTTTCAAGAACATGAGCCAAATGGGTTTGATCATCCTGCTGCTTGTCTTTAACGTTATACTCTCCCAGGAAGTGACACGCGGTACACTGGTCATTTTTCTCGCCAAGGGATTGTCCCGGTCTGCGGTCATCATGTCAAAATACTTGGCGTCTTTGATTTTGTGGACGGTCAGCTATGTCCTTGCCGCGATCACCGATTACGGCTACACCGTTTATCTGTTCGGAAATTTTTCCTTGCCGCATCTGTTTTTTTCGTTGTTTTGCCTATGGCTGTTCGGCGCTTTTCTCTTGGCGGTTCTCCTGCTGGCAAGCACAATTACATCCGGAAATTACGGAGGATTGCTTCTAACAGCTGCAGTCATGATGGTCCTGCTGATCGCCAATGTGTTCCCGCCGCTTCAAAAATGGAATCCGGTCGCGCTTGCCTCGGATAACATCACACTGCTTACCAATGCGAAAACAATCGGCGACATGTCCGCAACAGTTTGGACGACACTGCTGCTGATTGTGTTAGGTCTGATTCTTTCACTCCTGGTGTTCAGAAAAAAGAAACTATAAGGTGAAACACGATGAATGAAAACATCACTGGTTACAAAGCGAAAGAAGTAAAGGGTCAAGTGTTTGGGTTAGTCGTAAGGAGTAGGGGCCTAGGAGGTAACATTATTGCTAGCTTAAGAAGTCTCGTTGGCGGAGAAATCTGTGAATACACATTTATGCTTGAAGATGCTCGTAAACAAACGATCGACCGCCTCGTAATGAATGCAACTGCAATGGGAAATAACGATAGACCCGAGTAATGGAAAAAGGTTTAGGGTTTACTACAGGACGCGGTTAGGACGCAGCGGGAACCTGTGAGGCGTTCTACGACAGCCCAAAGAGTAGTTTTACTTTATGGTAAAATAAGGTATTGATATAATTGAATACTCATAATGTCAAGTTGCCTTAAGTAATGGCATTATCCTTGCTCTGAAAAATGAACTTTACGCCTTTGTACAGGCACATAATATTGCTGCCGCCAAGAAACAGCTGAGAAGTAATGCCTTTGGTGTGATGATTCTTTGGTATTGTATGCCATGACGGACAAGCAAAGTATCGTGGAACGACTGCGGGAGGCAGAATAGGTTTGTATTTGTGAGCAGACTTTTTTAGGTTGATTTCATCTTGCTTTTTCAGGTAAAATATAATGAAATGATCAACTTGAGGATGGAGATATAGGATTATGAGTATGATATTTGCAGATCGGATGAACAGACTGGGCAGTGAAACAGCTTTTGAAATGCTGGCGAAGGCTAAGGTTTTGGAAGCGCAGGGAAGGGAAATCGTTCATCTTGAGATTGGCGAGCCGGATTTTCCGACGTTGCCCAATATTATAGAAAAAGGAATGGAATGCATGCGGGCGGGCATGACAAAATACACGCCTTCTTCGGGCTTGCTGGAGGCAAGACGGGCGGTTGCGGATTATGCGGGCGGTAAAAGAGGCTATAAAATTGACCCTGAAGAAGTGGTCATGACGGCAGGCGGCAAGCCGATCATGTTTTACGCGATTTTAGCCACGGTTAACCCCGGAGATGAGGTTATTTATCCGAACCCTGGTTTTCCTATCTATGAATCTGTCATTAAGTTTGTCGGGGGAGTCCCGGTACCGATTCCGCTGCGCGAAGAAAATGAGTTCAGGATGGATATCCAGGAATTTAAAACCCTTGTGACAGACAAAACAAGAATGGTAATTATCAACTCACCGCAAAACCCGACCGGCGGAATGCTGACCAAAGAAGACTACCAGGAAATCGCCGATTTTCTGGCTGACCGGAATATTGTGATTCTCTCGGATGAAATTTATGAGAATGTCGTCTATGAGGAGTCGTCTTTTTCGATCTCTTCGCTTCCGCATATGAGAGAAAAAACCATTATACTTAACGGATTT
Protein-coding regions in this window:
- a CDS encoding helix-turn-helix transcriptional regulator encodes the protein MTKINIGKMIAARRKEKDLTQEELAEYLGVSKPAVSKWESGQSYPDIMLLPVLAAFFNVSVDELLGYEAQMTREDIRKLYRRLATAFASESFDQTYSECLTYIKKYHSCWNLVHSIAQLLVNHAPLAGGPDRMNDVLREASGYFECVEKNSGDAALAREALSLRAYCCLALQEPAQAIDLLEGIEEGPVSTGILLAKAYAMKGDSDRAKRYLQQSIYTNVASLFGAFPDLMALYADAPEKTDTCLQKALSLGEVFQLKEMQPAHYFTVYLTAAALYTAQNRNEKALDMLEAYADIIFQKNTFPLKLKGNSFFDMLQPYFESLNLGGDAPRSDKLIRKDLKSVVVDNPAFQSLKSEERYQKLWRRLESMEEEA
- a CDS encoding PLDc N-terminal domain-containing protein, with the translated sequence MEDLMSYLPFLIPVMVIELALAAAALVHIFRHRTYRIGNQVLWVIVVVLFQIIGPILYFTLGKGDD
- a CDS encoding ABC transporter ATP-binding protein, with protein sequence MEILKLEHVKKNFGELPVIQDLSFSVSESSVFGLIGKNGAGKTTTMKMLLGFLKTDAGEIKVCGEKVAFGDTKTNRHVGYLPDVPEFYSYMTPVEYLRLCGEISGQKLGPIRKKTEELLALVGLENSNRKISGYSRGMKQRLGIAQALMNEPRLLICDEPTSALDPVGRKEILDILSVAGKQTAILISTHILADVERLCDHIGILDEGKLVLQGKLSDIKNSYRHSSVRITLADQDSVAVLAGKLADLPFVSAVEAKDNSLTVRIADIAAEGRLIQELLLREQVFVLKYEVLEPSLEDVFLEVIQ
- a CDS encoding ABC transporter permease subunit; its protein translation is MNGFIAFTKKEFLEQIRSYKAVIMVSVLFLFGMTSPLLAKMMPDIFAQLTVQGITISMPEPTVLDAYGQFFKNMSQMGLIILLLVFNVILSQEVTRGTLVIFLAKGLSRSAVIMSKYLASLILWTVSYVLAAITDYGYTVYLFGNFSLPHLFFSLFCLWLFGAFLLAVLLLASTITSGNYGGLLLTAAVMMVLLIANVFPPLQKWNPVALASDNITLLTNAKTIGDMSATVWTTLLLIVLGLILSLLVFRKKKL
- a CDS encoding pyridoxal phosphate-dependent aminotransferase: MSMIFADRMNRLGSETAFEMLAKAKVLEAQGREIVHLEIGEPDFPTLPNIIEKGMECMRAGMTKYTPSSGLLEARRAVADYAGGKRGYKIDPEEVVMTAGGKPIMFYAILATVNPGDEVIYPNPGFPIYESVIKFVGGVPVPIPLREENEFRMDIQEFKTLVTDKTRMVIINSPQNPTGGMLTKEDYQEIADFLADRNIVILSDEIYENVVYEESSFSISSLPHMREKTIILNGFSKTYAMTGWRAGYGIMPKEAAQQIGKLVVNSTSCLAGFTQMACIEALTGSQDEVLKRAEQFRIRRDRIVDGLNAISGVTCLKPRGAFYVFPNIKAFGKTSKEMAEYLLNEAGVATLWGSSFGEYGEGYLRISYANSLENIEKAVSQIDAALKKL